A stretch of Agelaius phoeniceus isolate bAgePho1 chromosome 30, bAgePho1.hap1, whole genome shotgun sequence DNA encodes these proteins:
- the DUSP11 gene encoding RNA/RNP complex-1-interacting phosphatase isoform X1 gives MVGRGSCRVPERWTEYTPLGRRMPGTRFVAFKVPLKKCFEQNLLPEKRFSPRDLIRKVRERKEELGLIIDLTYTTRYYSRQDLPSTVQYCKILTMGHEIPNRRTFLRFRDLVRRFLLANKDNDKLIGVHCTHGLNRTGYLVCRYLIEVEGMEPNAAIELFNTSRGHPMERSNYIQDLQRRAPSSCELKDVGSDVRKESSAPAKAQEHPQPPLAVPRSTSSARQRQEEQKNLEQRKQKKQNHLEIEHQEQRKHKKQNHLEIEHQEQRKHKKQNHLEIEHQEQRKHKKQNQLELEHQEQRKKKQNHQEQKYLEMEHQEQRKQKKQKHLEMEHQEERKQKKLKHQEQNHLEQRKQKKLEELEHLEQNHLEMEHQEQRKQKEQNHLEQRKQKKLELQEQEGLEQRQQKKQNHLEMEHQEQRKQKRLEHLEQNHVEMEHQEQRKQKKLEHLELEHQEKRKQKRLEHLEMEHQEQRKQKKLEHLEQNHLEMEHQEKRKPKKQKHQEQNLEQEQRKQKKLKHLEQNNLETEHLEQRKQKEQNHLEQRKKKKLEHQEQNNLKERKQKKLELQEQEHLEQRKEKKLEHQEQNHLEMEHQEQKKEKKQKHLEQKKQKHLEQNNLEIEHQEQRKQEKLGLQEQEHLEQKRLKKLEHQEQRKQKKQKHLEQEKQDWLEQNHLEMEHQEQRKQKKQKHLEQEKQDWLEQNHLEMEHEEQRKQKKQKRLEQNHLEMEHEEQRKQKKQKHLEQNHLEMEHEEQRKQKKQKHLEQEKQDWLEQNHLEMEHQEQRKQKKQKHLEQKHLEQNHLEMEHEEQRKQKKQKHVEQEKQDWLEQNHQEMEHEEQRKQKKLDKRQQKQQNYLEHNDQEQEAVEPPCPVPPRNCWLSPPLKKKKQQHQEL, from the exons ATGGTGGGCAGAGGGTCCTGCCGCGTCCCGGAGCG GTGGACAGAGTACACCCCCCTGGGCCGCAGGATGCCCGGCACGCGCTTCGTGGCCTTCAAGGTGCCCCTGAAGAAG TGCTTTGAGCAGAACCTCCTGCCAGAGAAGAGATTTTCCCCTCGGGACCTCATCAGGAAGGTGCgggagaggaaggaggagctggggctgatcATCGACCTCACCTACACCACACGCTACTACAGCAGGCAG GACCTGCCCTCCACAGTGCAGTACTGCAAGATCCTGACCATGGGCCACGAGATCCCCAACAGAAGAACCTTCCTGAGGTTCAGGGACCTGGTGAGGAGGTTCCTGCTGGCCAACAAGGACAACG ATAAACTGATCGGGGTGCACTGCACACATGGCCTGAACAGGACTGGCTACCTGGTCTgcag GTACCTGATTGAGGTTGAAGGCATGGAGCCAAATGCTGCCATAGAGT tgttCAACACATCTCGAGGGCACCCCATGGAGAGGAGCAACTACATCCAGGACCTGCAGAGGAGAGCCCCGAG cagctgtgagCTGAAGGATGTGGGCTCAGATGTGAGGAAGGAAAGCAGTGCCCCAGCAAAGGCCcaggagcacccccagccccccctggcagtgcccag gagcaccagcagtgccaggcagaggcaggaagagcagaaaaatctggagcagaggaagcagaaaaagcaaaatcatCTGGAGATAGAACATCAGGAACAGAGGaaacacaaaaagcaaaatCATCTGGAGATAGAGCATCAGGAACAGAGGaaacacaaaaagcaaaatCATCTGGAGATAGAGCATCAGGAGCAGAGGAAAcacaaaaagcagaatcagctggagctggagcatcaggagcagaggaaaaagaagcagAATCATCAGGAGCAGAAGTATCTGGAGATGGAACATCAAGagcaaaggaagcagaaaaagcagaaacatCTGGAGATGGAGCAtcaggaggagaggaaacagaaaaagcTGAAACATCAGGAGCAGAATCACCTGGAacagaggaagcagaaaaagctggaggagctggagcatctGGAACAGAATCATCTGGAAATGGAGCATCAGGAGCAGAGGAAACAGAAGGAGCAGAACCATCTGGAACAAAGGAAGCAGAAGAagctggagctccaggagcaggagggtctggagcagaggcagcagaaaaagcagaaccACCTGGAAATGGAGCATcaggagcagaggaagcagaaaaggcTGGAACATCTGGAGCAGAACCATGTGGAGATGGAGCATcaggagcagaggaagcagaaaaagCTGGAACATCTGGAGCTGGAGCatcaggagaaaaggaagcagaaaaggctGGAACACCTGGAAATGGAGCATCAGGagcaaaggaagcagaaaaagcTGGAACATCTGGAGCAGAACCATCTGGAGATGGAGCatcaggagaaaaggaagcCAAAAAAGCAGAAACATCAGGAACAGAatctggagcaggagcagaggaagcagaaaaagCTGAAACACCTGGAGCAGAATAACCTGGAAACAGAGCATCTGGAGCAGAGGAAACAGAAGGAGCAGAACCATCTggaacagaggaagaaaaaaaagctggaacATCAGGAGCAGAATAATCTGAAGgagaggaagcagaaaaaactggagctccaggagcaggagcatcttgaacagaggaaagagaaaaagctgGAACATCAGGAGCAGAATCATCTGGAAATGGAGCATCAGGagcagaagaaagagaagaaacagaaacatcTGGAGCAGAAGAAGCAGAAACATCTGGAGCAGAATAATCTGGAGATAGAGCATCAGGAacaaaggaaacaggaaaagctggggctccaggagcaggagcatctggAGCAGAAGAGGCTGAAAAAGCTGGAACATCAGGAgcagaggaaacagaaaaaacagaaacatctggagcaggagaagcaggaTTGGCTGGAGCAGAATCATCTGGAGATGGAACATCAGGAgcagaggaaacagaaaaaacagaaacatCTGGAACAGGAGAAGCAGGATTGGCTGGAACAGAATCATCTGGAGATGGAGCATGAGGagcagaggaagcagaaaaaacagaaaCGTCTGGAGCAGAATCATCTGGAGATGGAGCATGaggagcagagaaaacagaaaaaacagaaacatCTGGAGCAGAATCATCTGGAGATGGAGCATGAGGagcagaggaagcagaaaaaacagaaacacctggagcaggagaagcaggaTTGGCTGGAGCAGAATCATCTGGAGATGGAACATcaggagcagaggaagcagaaaaaacagaaacatCTGGAGCAGAAACATCTGGAGCAGAATCATCTGGAGATGGAGCATGAGGagcagaggaagcagaaaaaacagaaacatgtggagcaggagaagcaggaTTGGCTGGAGCAGAATCATCAGGAGATGGAGCATGAGGAGCAGAGGAAGCAGAAGAAGCTGGATAAGagacagcagaagcagcagaattATTTGGAGCACAATGATCAGGAGCAGGAGGCCGTGGAGccgccctgccctgtgccccccaggaactgctggctgtccccacccctcaagaagaagaagcagcagcaccaggagctgtga
- the DUSP11 gene encoding RNA/RNP complex-1-interacting phosphatase isoform X3 has product MVGRGSCRVPERWTEYTPLGRRMPGTRFVAFKVPLKKCFEQNLLPEKRFSPRDLIRKVRERKEELGLIIDLTYTTRYYSRQDLPSTVQYCKILTMGHEIPNRRTFLRFRDLVRRFLLANKDNDKLIGVHCTHGLNRTGYLVCRYLIEVEGMEPNAAIELFNTSRGHPMERSNYIQDLQRRAPSSCELKDVGSDVRKESSAPAKAQEHPQPPLAVPRSTSSARQRQEEQKNLEQRKQKKQNHLEIEHQEQRKHKKQNHLEIEHQEQRKHKKQNHLEIEHQEQRKHKKQNQLELEHQEQRKKKQNHQEQKYLEMEHQEQRKQKKQKHLEMEHQEERKQKKLKHQEQNHLEQRKQKKLEELEHLEQNHLEMEHQEQRKQKEQNHLEQRKQKKLELQEQEGLEQRQQKKQNHLEMEHQEQRKQKRLEHLEQNHVEMEHQEQRKQKKLEHLEMEHQEQRKQKKLEHLEQNHLEMEHQEKRKPKKQKHQEQNLEQEQRKQKKLKHLEQNNLETEHLEQRKQKEQNHLEQRKKKKLEHQEQNNLKERKQKKLELQEQEHLEQRKEKKLEHQEQNHLEMEHQEQKKEKKQKHLEQKKQKHLEQNNLEIEHQEQRKQEKLGLQEQEHLEQKRLKKLEHQEQRKQKKQKHLEQEKQDWLEQNHLEMEHQEQRKQKKQKHLEQEKQDWLEQNHLEMEHEEQRKQKKQKRLEQNHLEMEHEEQRKQKKQKHLEQNHLEMEHEEQRKQKKQKHLEQEKQDWLEQNHLEMEHQEQRKQKKQKHLEQKHLEQNHLEMEHEEQRKQKKQKHVEQEKQDWLEQNHQEMEHEEQRKQKKLDKRQQKQQNYLEHNDQEQEAVEPPCPVPPRNCWLSPPLKKKKQQHQEL; this is encoded by the exons ATGGTGGGCAGAGGGTCCTGCCGCGTCCCGGAGCG GTGGACAGAGTACACCCCCCTGGGCCGCAGGATGCCCGGCACGCGCTTCGTGGCCTTCAAGGTGCCCCTGAAGAAG TGCTTTGAGCAGAACCTCCTGCCAGAGAAGAGATTTTCCCCTCGGGACCTCATCAGGAAGGTGCgggagaggaaggaggagctggggctgatcATCGACCTCACCTACACCACACGCTACTACAGCAGGCAG GACCTGCCCTCCACAGTGCAGTACTGCAAGATCCTGACCATGGGCCACGAGATCCCCAACAGAAGAACCTTCCTGAGGTTCAGGGACCTGGTGAGGAGGTTCCTGCTGGCCAACAAGGACAACG ATAAACTGATCGGGGTGCACTGCACACATGGCCTGAACAGGACTGGCTACCTGGTCTgcag GTACCTGATTGAGGTTGAAGGCATGGAGCCAAATGCTGCCATAGAGT tgttCAACACATCTCGAGGGCACCCCATGGAGAGGAGCAACTACATCCAGGACCTGCAGAGGAGAGCCCCGAG cagctgtgagCTGAAGGATGTGGGCTCAGATGTGAGGAAGGAAAGCAGTGCCCCAGCAAAGGCCcaggagcacccccagccccccctggcagtgcccag gagcaccagcagtgccaggcagaggcaggaagagcagaaaaatctggagcagaggaagcagaaaaagcaaaatcatCTGGAGATAGAACATCAGGAACAGAGGaaacacaaaaagcaaaatCATCTGGAGATAGAGCATCAGGAACAGAGGaaacacaaaaagcaaaatCATCTGGAGATAGAGCATCAGGAGCAGAGGAAAcacaaaaagcagaatcagctggagctggagcatcaggagcagaggaaaaagaagcagAATCATCAGGAGCAGAAGTATCTGGAGATGGAACATCAAGagcaaaggaagcagaaaaagcagaaacatCTGGAGATGGAGCAtcaggaggagaggaaacagaaaaagcTGAAACATCAGGAGCAGAATCACCTGGAacagaggaagcagaaaaagctggaggagctggagcatctGGAACAGAATCATCTGGAAATGGAGCATCAGGAGCAGAGGAAACAGAAGGAGCAGAACCATCTGGAACAAAGGAAGCAGAAGAagctggagctccaggagcaggagggtctggagcagaggcagcagaaaaagcagaaccACCTGGAAATGGAGCATcaggagcagaggaagcagaaaaggcTGGAACATCTGGAGCAGAACCATGTGGAGATGGAGCATcaggagcagaggaagcagaaaaagCTGGAACAT CTGGAAATGGAGCATCAGGagcaaaggaagcagaaaaagcTGGAACATCTGGAGCAGAACCATCTGGAGATGGAGCatcaggagaaaaggaagcCAAAAAAGCAGAAACATCAGGAACAGAatctggagcaggagcagaggaagcagaaaaagCTGAAACACCTGGAGCAGAATAACCTGGAAACAGAGCATCTGGAGCAGAGGAAACAGAAGGAGCAGAACCATCTggaacagaggaagaaaaaaaagctggaacATCAGGAGCAGAATAATCTGAAGgagaggaagcagaaaaaactggagctccaggagcaggagcatcttgaacagaggaaagagaaaaagctgGAACATCAGGAGCAGAATCATCTGGAAATGGAGCATCAGGagcagaagaaagagaagaaacagaaacatcTGGAGCAGAAGAAGCAGAAACATCTGGAGCAGAATAATCTGGAGATAGAGCATCAGGAacaaaggaaacaggaaaagctggggctccaggagcaggagcatctggAGCAGAAGAGGCTGAAAAAGCTGGAACATCAGGAgcagaggaaacagaaaaaacagaaacatctggagcaggagaagcaggaTTGGCTGGAGCAGAATCATCTGGAGATGGAACATCAGGAgcagaggaaacagaaaaaacagaaacatCTGGAACAGGAGAAGCAGGATTGGCTGGAACAGAATCATCTGGAGATGGAGCATGAGGagcagaggaagcagaaaaaacagaaaCGTCTGGAGCAGAATCATCTGGAGATGGAGCATGaggagcagagaaaacagaaaaaacagaaacatCTGGAGCAGAATCATCTGGAGATGGAGCATGAGGagcagaggaagcagaaaaaacagaaacacctggagcaggagaagcaggaTTGGCTGGAGCAGAATCATCTGGAGATGGAACATcaggagcagaggaagcagaaaaaacagaaacatCTGGAGCAGAAACATCTGGAGCAGAATCATCTGGAGATGGAGCATGAGGagcagaggaagcagaaaaaacagaaacatgtggagcaggagaagcaggaTTGGCTGGAGCAGAATCATCAGGAGATGGAGCATGAGGAGCAGAGGAAGCAGAAGAAGCTGGATAAGagacagcagaagcagcagaattATTTGGAGCACAATGATCAGGAGCAGGAGGCCGTGGAGccgccctgccctgtgccccccaggaactgctggctgtccccacccctcaagaagaagaagcagcagcaccaggagctgtga
- the DUSP11 gene encoding RNA/RNP complex-1-interacting phosphatase isoform X2, producing MVGRGSCRVPERWTEYTPLGRRMPGTRFVAFKVPLKKCFEQNLLPEKRFSPRDLIRKVRERKEELGLIIDLTYTTRYYSRQDLPSTVQYCKILTMGHEIPNRRTFLRFRDLVRRFLLANKDNDKLIGVHCTHGLNRTGYLVCRYLIEVEGMEPNAAIELFNTSRGHPMERSNYIQDLQRRAPSCELKDVGSDVRKESSAPAKAQEHPQPPLAVPRSTSSARQRQEEQKNLEQRKQKKQNHLEIEHQEQRKHKKQNHLEIEHQEQRKHKKQNHLEIEHQEQRKHKKQNQLELEHQEQRKKKQNHQEQKYLEMEHQEQRKQKKQKHLEMEHQEERKQKKLKHQEQNHLEQRKQKKLEELEHLEQNHLEMEHQEQRKQKEQNHLEQRKQKKLELQEQEGLEQRQQKKQNHLEMEHQEQRKQKRLEHLEQNHVEMEHQEQRKQKKLEHLELEHQEKRKQKRLEHLEMEHQEQRKQKKLEHLEQNHLEMEHQEKRKPKKQKHQEQNLEQEQRKQKKLKHLEQNNLETEHLEQRKQKEQNHLEQRKKKKLEHQEQNNLKERKQKKLELQEQEHLEQRKEKKLEHQEQNHLEMEHQEQKKEKKQKHLEQKKQKHLEQNNLEIEHQEQRKQEKLGLQEQEHLEQKRLKKLEHQEQRKQKKQKHLEQEKQDWLEQNHLEMEHQEQRKQKKQKHLEQEKQDWLEQNHLEMEHEEQRKQKKQKRLEQNHLEMEHEEQRKQKKQKHLEQNHLEMEHEEQRKQKKQKHLEQEKQDWLEQNHLEMEHQEQRKQKKQKHLEQKHLEQNHLEMEHEEQRKQKKQKHVEQEKQDWLEQNHQEMEHEEQRKQKKLDKRQQKQQNYLEHNDQEQEAVEPPCPVPPRNCWLSPPLKKKKQQHQEL from the exons ATGGTGGGCAGAGGGTCCTGCCGCGTCCCGGAGCG GTGGACAGAGTACACCCCCCTGGGCCGCAGGATGCCCGGCACGCGCTTCGTGGCCTTCAAGGTGCCCCTGAAGAAG TGCTTTGAGCAGAACCTCCTGCCAGAGAAGAGATTTTCCCCTCGGGACCTCATCAGGAAGGTGCgggagaggaaggaggagctggggctgatcATCGACCTCACCTACACCACACGCTACTACAGCAGGCAG GACCTGCCCTCCACAGTGCAGTACTGCAAGATCCTGACCATGGGCCACGAGATCCCCAACAGAAGAACCTTCCTGAGGTTCAGGGACCTGGTGAGGAGGTTCCTGCTGGCCAACAAGGACAACG ATAAACTGATCGGGGTGCACTGCACACATGGCCTGAACAGGACTGGCTACCTGGTCTgcag GTACCTGATTGAGGTTGAAGGCATGGAGCCAAATGCTGCCATAGAGT tgttCAACACATCTCGAGGGCACCCCATGGAGAGGAGCAACTACATCCAGGACCTGCAGAGGAGAGCCCCGAG ctgtgagCTGAAGGATGTGGGCTCAGATGTGAGGAAGGAAAGCAGTGCCCCAGCAAAGGCCcaggagcacccccagccccccctggcagtgcccag gagcaccagcagtgccaggcagaggcaggaagagcagaaaaatctggagcagaggaagcagaaaaagcaaaatcatCTGGAGATAGAACATCAGGAACAGAGGaaacacaaaaagcaaaatCATCTGGAGATAGAGCATCAGGAACAGAGGaaacacaaaaagcaaaatCATCTGGAGATAGAGCATCAGGAGCAGAGGAAAcacaaaaagcagaatcagctggagctggagcatcaggagcagaggaaaaagaagcagAATCATCAGGAGCAGAAGTATCTGGAGATGGAACATCAAGagcaaaggaagcagaaaaagcagaaacatCTGGAGATGGAGCAtcaggaggagaggaaacagaaaaagcTGAAACATCAGGAGCAGAATCACCTGGAacagaggaagcagaaaaagctggaggagctggagcatctGGAACAGAATCATCTGGAAATGGAGCATCAGGAGCAGAGGAAACAGAAGGAGCAGAACCATCTGGAACAAAGGAAGCAGAAGAagctggagctccaggagcaggagggtctggagcagaggcagcagaaaaagcagaaccACCTGGAAATGGAGCATcaggagcagaggaagcagaaaaggcTGGAACATCTGGAGCAGAACCATGTGGAGATGGAGCATcaggagcagaggaagcagaaaaagCTGGAACATCTGGAGCTGGAGCatcaggagaaaaggaagcagaaaaggctGGAACACCTGGAAATGGAGCATCAGGagcaaaggaagcagaaaaagcTGGAACATCTGGAGCAGAACCATCTGGAGATGGAGCatcaggagaaaaggaagcCAAAAAAGCAGAAACATCAGGAACAGAatctggagcaggagcagaggaagcagaaaaagCTGAAACACCTGGAGCAGAATAACCTGGAAACAGAGCATCTGGAGCAGAGGAAACAGAAGGAGCAGAACCATCTggaacagaggaagaaaaaaaagctggaacATCAGGAGCAGAATAATCTGAAGgagaggaagcagaaaaaactggagctccaggagcaggagcatcttgaacagaggaaagagaaaaagctgGAACATCAGGAGCAGAATCATCTGGAAATGGAGCATCAGGagcagaagaaagagaagaaacagaaacatcTGGAGCAGAAGAAGCAGAAACATCTGGAGCAGAATAATCTGGAGATAGAGCATCAGGAacaaaggaaacaggaaaagctggggctccaggagcaggagcatctggAGCAGAAGAGGCTGAAAAAGCTGGAACATCAGGAgcagaggaaacagaaaaaacagaaacatctggagcaggagaagcaggaTTGGCTGGAGCAGAATCATCTGGAGATGGAACATCAGGAgcagaggaaacagaaaaaacagaaacatCTGGAACAGGAGAAGCAGGATTGGCTGGAACAGAATCATCTGGAGATGGAGCATGAGGagcagaggaagcagaaaaaacagaaaCGTCTGGAGCAGAATCATCTGGAGATGGAGCATGaggagcagagaaaacagaaaaaacagaaacatCTGGAGCAGAATCATCTGGAGATGGAGCATGAGGagcagaggaagcagaaaaaacagaaacacctggagcaggagaagcaggaTTGGCTGGAGCAGAATCATCTGGAGATGGAACATcaggagcagaggaagcagaaaaaacagaaacatCTGGAGCAGAAACATCTGGAGCAGAATCATCTGGAGATGGAGCATGAGGagcagaggaagcagaaaaaacagaaacatgtggagcaggagaagcaggaTTGGCTGGAGCAGAATCATCAGGAGATGGAGCATGAGGAGCAGAGGAAGCAGAAGAAGCTGGATAAGagacagcagaagcagcagaattATTTGGAGCACAATGATCAGGAGCAGGAGGCCGTGGAGccgccctgccctgtgccccccaggaactgctggctgtccccacccctcaagaagaagaagcagcagcaccaggagctgtga
- the DUSP11 gene encoding RNA/RNP complex-1-interacting phosphatase isoform X5 codes for MGHEIPNRRTFLRFRDLVRRFLLANKDNDKLIGVHCTHGLNRTGYLVCRYLIEVEGMEPNAAIELFNTSRGHPMERSNYIQDLQRRAPSSCELKDVGSDVRKESSAPAKAQEHPQPPLAVPRSTSSARQRQEEQKNLEQRKQKKQNHLEIEHQEQRKHKKQNHLEIEHQEQRKHKKQNHLEIEHQEQRKHKKQNQLELEHQEQRKKKQNHQEQKYLEMEHQEQRKQKKQKHLEMEHQEERKQKKLKHQEQNHLEQRKQKKLEELEHLEQNHLEMEHQEQRKQKEQNHLEQRKQKKLELQEQEGLEQRQQKKQNHLEMEHQEQRKQKRLEHLEQNHVEMEHQEQRKQKKLEHLELEHQEKRKQKRLEHLEMEHQEQRKQKKLEHLEQNHLEMEHQEKRKPKKQKHQEQNLEQEQRKQKKLKHLEQNNLETEHLEQRKQKEQNHLEQRKKKKLEHQEQNNLKERKQKKLELQEQEHLEQRKEKKLEHQEQNHLEMEHQEQKKEKKQKHLEQKKQKHLEQNNLEIEHQEQRKQEKLGLQEQEHLEQKRLKKLEHQEQRKQKKQKHLEQEKQDWLEQNHLEMEHQEQRKQKKQKHLEQEKQDWLEQNHLEMEHEEQRKQKKQKRLEQNHLEMEHEEQRKQKKQKHLEQNHLEMEHEEQRKQKKQKHLEQEKQDWLEQNHLEMEHQEQRKQKKQKHLEQKHLEQNHLEMEHEEQRKQKKQKHVEQEKQDWLEQNHQEMEHEEQRKQKKLDKRQQKQQNYLEHNDQEQEAVEPPCPVPPRNCWLSPPLKKKKQQHQEL; via the exons ATGGGCCACGAGATCCCCAACAGAAGAACCTTCCTGAGGTTCAGGGACCTGGTGAGGAGGTTCCTGCTGGCCAACAAGGACAACG ATAAACTGATCGGGGTGCACTGCACACATGGCCTGAACAGGACTGGCTACCTGGTCTgcag GTACCTGATTGAGGTTGAAGGCATGGAGCCAAATGCTGCCATAGAGT tgttCAACACATCTCGAGGGCACCCCATGGAGAGGAGCAACTACATCCAGGACCTGCAGAGGAGAGCCCCGAG cagctgtgagCTGAAGGATGTGGGCTCAGATGTGAGGAAGGAAAGCAGTGCCCCAGCAAAGGCCcaggagcacccccagccccccctggcagtgcccag gagcaccagcagtgccaggcagaggcaggaagagcagaaaaatctggagcagaggaagcagaaaaagcaaaatcatCTGGAGATAGAACATCAGGAACAGAGGaaacacaaaaagcaaaatCATCTGGAGATAGAGCATCAGGAACAGAGGaaacacaaaaagcaaaatCATCTGGAGATAGAGCATCAGGAGCAGAGGAAAcacaaaaagcagaatcagctggagctggagcatcaggagcagaggaaaaagaagcagAATCATCAGGAGCAGAAGTATCTGGAGATGGAACATCAAGagcaaaggaagcagaaaaagcagaaacatCTGGAGATGGAGCAtcaggaggagaggaaacagaaaaagcTGAAACATCAGGAGCAGAATCACCTGGAacagaggaagcagaaaaagctggaggagctggagcatctGGAACAGAATCATCTGGAAATGGAGCATCAGGAGCAGAGGAAACAGAAGGAGCAGAACCATCTGGAACAAAGGAAGCAGAAGAagctggagctccaggagcaggagggtctggagcagaggcagcagaaaaagcagaaccACCTGGAAATGGAGCATcaggagcagaggaagcagaaaaggcTGGAACATCTGGAGCAGAACCATGTGGAGATGGAGCATcaggagcagaggaagcagaaaaagCTGGAACATCTGGAGCTGGAGCatcaggagaaaaggaagcagaaaaggctGGAACACCTGGAAATGGAGCATCAGGagcaaaggaagcagaaaaagcTGGAACATCTGGAGCAGAACCATCTGGAGATGGAGCatcaggagaaaaggaagcCAAAAAAGCAGAAACATCAGGAACAGAatctggagcaggagcagaggaagcagaaaaagCTGAAACACCTGGAGCAGAATAACCTGGAAACAGAGCATCTGGAGCAGAGGAAACAGAAGGAGCAGAACCATCTggaacagaggaagaaaaaaaagctggaacATCAGGAGCAGAATAATCTGAAGgagaggaagcagaaaaaactggagctccaggagcaggagcatcttgaacagaggaaagagaaaaagctgGAACATCAGGAGCAGAATCATCTGGAAATGGAGCATCAGGagcagaagaaagagaagaaacagaaacatcTGGAGCAGAAGAAGCAGAAACATCTGGAGCAGAATAATCTGGAGATAGAGCATCAGGAacaaaggaaacaggaaaagctggggctccaggagcaggagcatctggAGCAGAAGAGGCTGAAAAAGCTGGAACATCAGGAgcagaggaaacagaaaaaacagaaacatctggagcaggagaagcaggaTTGGCTGGAGCAGAATCATCTGGAGATGGAACATCAGGAgcagaggaaacagaaaaaacagaaacatCTGGAACAGGAGAAGCAGGATTGGCTGGAACAGAATCATCTGGAGATGGAGCATGAGGagcagaggaagcagaaaaaacagaaaCGTCTGGAGCAGAATCATCTGGAGATGGAGCATGaggagcagagaaaacagaaaaaacagaaacatCTGGAGCAGAATCATCTGGAGATGGAGCATGAGGagcagaggaagcagaaaaaacagaaacacctggagcaggagaagcaggaTTGGCTGGAGCAGAATCATCTGGAGATGGAACATcaggagcagaggaagcagaaaaaacagaaacatCTGGAGCAGAAACATCTGGAGCAGAATCATCTGGAGATGGAGCATGAGGagcagaggaagcagaaaaaacagaaacatgtggagcaggagaagcaggaTTGGCTGGAGCAGAATCATCAGGAGATGGAGCATGAGGAGCAGAGGAAGCAGAAGAAGCTGGATAAGagacagcagaagcagcagaattATTTGGAGCACAATGATCAGGAGCAGGAGGCCGTGGAGccgccctgccctgtgccccccaggaactgctggctgtccccacccctcaagaagaagaagcagcagcaccaggagctgtga